A window from Pseudomonas alloputida encodes these proteins:
- a CDS encoding MexC family multidrug efflux RND transporter periplasmic adaptor subunit codes for MGKTGSIRVGALAMAIALAGCEPAAEQDGAANASYPVEIVTLAPEQVALAAELPGRVEPMRVAEVRARVPGIVLHKRFEEGADVKAGDVLFQIDPAPFKAALARAEADLARAQAVQQEAQARVKRYEPLVKIEAVSQQDFDSATAELRSAGAAVRSAQADVQAARLNLGYATVTAPISGRIGRALATEGALVGQGEATLMARIQQLDPIYIDFTQSAADALRLRQALKDGALSADSQRLTAQVEGTDFQRSGELMFTDVSVDRGTGQVILRGRFDNADGTLLPGMYVRVRTPQGTDNHAILVPQRAVQRGSDGQARVLVATNGIAEARAVRTGVMQGSRWQITEGLEPGDQVIVGSPAGLAPGMPVAPAQKQTAAAQ; via the coding sequence ATGGGCAAGACAGGTTCGATAAGGGTGGGCGCATTGGCCATGGCGATCGCCTTGGCCGGGTGTGAGCCCGCAGCAGAGCAGGACGGTGCAGCCAATGCGAGCTACCCGGTGGAAATCGTGACATTGGCGCCCGAGCAGGTCGCCTTGGCGGCTGAACTGCCGGGCCGGGTCGAGCCGATGCGCGTCGCCGAGGTGCGGGCGCGGGTGCCGGGTATCGTGTTGCACAAGCGCTTCGAGGAAGGGGCTGACGTCAAGGCGGGGGATGTGCTGTTCCAGATCGACCCGGCGCCGTTCAAGGCCGCACTGGCCCGTGCCGAGGCTGACCTGGCCCGAGCCCAGGCCGTGCAGCAGGAGGCCCAGGCGCGGGTGAAGCGTTATGAGCCACTGGTCAAGATCGAGGCGGTCAGCCAGCAGGACTTCGACAGCGCCACCGCCGAGCTGCGCAGTGCCGGTGCGGCGGTGCGCTCTGCCCAGGCCGACGTGCAGGCCGCACGCCTGAACCTGGGCTACGCCACCGTCACCGCGCCGATCTCCGGGCGCATTGGCCGTGCGTTGGCCACCGAAGGCGCGTTGGTGGGGCAGGGGGAGGCGACGCTGATGGCGCGTATCCAGCAACTCGACCCGATCTACATCGACTTCACCCAGTCTGCCGCTGACGCACTGCGCCTGCGACAAGCGTTGAAGGACGGCGCACTTTCGGCCGACAGCCAGCGCCTGACCGCGCAAGTGGAAGGCACCGACTTCCAGCGCTCGGGCGAGCTGATGTTCACCGATGTGAGTGTGGACCGCGGTACCGGCCAGGTCATCCTGCGGGGGCGCTTCGACAACGCGGACGGCACGCTGCTGCCGGGCATGTATGTGCGCGTGCGCACGCCTCAAGGCACCGACAACCACGCCATCCTGGTCCCACAGCGTGCGGTTCAGCGAGGCAGCGACGGCCAGGCGCGGGTCTTGGTCGCCACCAATGGCATCGCCGAGGCACGCGCGGTGCGCACCGGCGTGATGCAAGGCTCGCGCTGGCAGATTACCGAGGGGCTGGAGCCGGGCGATCAGGTGATCGTCGGCAGCCCCGCAGGGTTGGCCCCCGGTATGCCCGTTGCGCCTGCGCAGAAACAAACGGCTGCCGCCCAGTGA
- a CDS encoding TetR/AcrR family transcriptional regulator has protein sequence MTPSDFPPSTLPAKLVNALYAAAALRPRASMGELAVLAGISRATLHRYCGTRDNLDSQLEQHAKDTLMHILDNSGTLACREPLAALRQLIHAHLAQGELIAFLASRYPVHMSVQHDLRFYLERLDALFASGQRQGVFRADVTAALLTEMFVSLLHGMVDARQRGRAPRECATVLESAFLQGIATRAPY, from the coding sequence ATGACCCCTTCAGACTTTCCACCTTCAACGCTTCCCGCCAAGCTGGTGAATGCCCTGTATGCCGCTGCCGCCTTGCGACCCAGAGCGTCCATGGGCGAGCTGGCCGTGTTGGCGGGCATCAGCCGGGCAACCCTGCACCGTTACTGCGGTACGAGAGACAACCTCGATAGCCAGCTCGAACAGCACGCCAAAGACACGCTCATGCATATCCTCGACAACAGCGGCACGCTGGCCTGCCGCGAGCCCCTGGCCGCGTTGCGTCAGCTGATTCATGCGCACCTGGCCCAGGGTGAACTGATCGCTTTCCTGGCCTCCCGTTACCCTGTGCACATGAGCGTGCAGCACGACCTGCGGTTTTATCTGGAAAGGCTCGATGCGTTGTTTGCCAGCGGCCAGCGACAAGGCGTATTTCGAGCGGATGTCACCGCGGCGTTGCTGACCGAGATGTTCGTATCGCTGTTGCATGGCATGGTCGACGCCCGCCAACGGGGGCGCGCGCCAAGAGAGTGTGCAACGGTGCTGGAGAGCGCGTTTCTACAGGGCATTGCCACGCGGGCGCCCTATTGA
- a CDS encoding PucR family transcriptional regulator translates to MTSTPSPWPRPSETVRELMRKGAELAQALPAEWVERLNQSLFSSPEDARLLEDPVILAACRRANRAELLHWANANLQRPGEPVEPYVSADMVDTARELARRGLSELLMNVARSTQNAAWDLWMKMAFSLTQDPAVLEEFLEVSSRSISEFIDSNMRVVTQIILEEKSAQAHDDPIDKRSLVSRLLDGRDVDAEQFGRRLGYSLAQRHHACLVWSETPDAEIRPLEDMARALAQLTGTVAPLIVFAGPATLWAWSNAAKPLDLNLLQDVARQFPKIRAAIGSAGAGMNGFRRSHLEALTTQRLMGRLAGSPAVATIDQVRMVSLMTQDARAARQFVLSTLGRLATEPTVLQHSLHAFLANGCNITQTAEVLGTHRNTLLRRLERAQDLLPIPLADHRIQIAAALELVIWSTPLDDAEQ, encoded by the coding sequence ATGACCAGCACGCCGTCGCCCTGGCCACGCCCCTCGGAAACCGTTCGCGAGCTTATGCGCAAAGGCGCCGAACTCGCTCAGGCGCTGCCAGCCGAGTGGGTCGAGCGCCTGAACCAGTCACTGTTCTCTTCGCCCGAAGATGCCAGGTTGCTGGAGGACCCGGTCATCCTCGCGGCGTGCCGGCGCGCCAACCGGGCAGAGTTGCTGCACTGGGCCAATGCCAACCTGCAGCGCCCTGGGGAGCCGGTGGAGCCCTATGTGTCTGCTGACATGGTGGACACGGCCAGGGAGCTCGCCCGCAGGGGGTTGTCCGAACTGCTGATGAATGTTGCAAGGTCGACACAGAACGCAGCCTGGGACCTGTGGATGAAGATGGCCTTCAGCCTGACGCAGGATCCCGCGGTGCTCGAGGAATTCCTGGAGGTCTCGTCGCGGTCGATCTCGGAATTCATCGACAGCAACATGCGCGTGGTGACGCAGATCATCCTCGAAGAAAAAAGCGCCCAGGCCCATGACGACCCTATCGATAAACGCAGCCTGGTCAGCCGGCTGCTCGATGGCAGGGATGTGGACGCGGAGCAGTTCGGCAGGCGACTGGGCTACAGCCTGGCTCAGAGGCACCATGCCTGCCTCGTCTGGAGCGAAACCCCGGACGCCGAGATTCGCCCCCTGGAAGACATGGCGCGTGCCCTGGCGCAGCTCACGGGCACGGTAGCGCCGCTGATCGTATTCGCGGGCCCTGCGACCCTGTGGGCCTGGAGCAATGCGGCAAAGCCGCTGGACCTGAACCTGCTGCAGGACGTCGCCCGGCAATTTCCGAAGATACGCGCGGCAATCGGTTCGGCGGGCGCGGGGATGAATGGCTTCCGGCGCTCGCACCTGGAAGCCTTGACCACCCAGCGGTTGATGGGCCGTTTGGCGGGTTCACCCGCCGTTGCCACGATCGATCAGGTGAGGATGGTGTCGCTGATGACCCAGGATGCCCGCGCGGCCAGGCAGTTCGTCTTGAGCACGTTGGGGCGCTTGGCGACCGAGCCCACGGTGCTTCAGCATTCGTTGCACGCCTTCCTGGCCAATGGCTGCAACATCACCCAGACCGCCGAGGTGCTGGGTACCCATCGCAATACCTTGCTGCGCCGGCTGGAGCGCGCCCAGGACCTGCTGCCTATCCCGCTTGCCGACCATCGCATCCAGATCGCCGCTGCCCTTGAGCTGGTGATCTGGAGCACGCCGCTCGATGACGCCGAGCAATAG
- a CDS encoding phytanoyl-CoA dioxygenase family protein, with translation MSASRDATPSLPVVTRSTSAQEIALLSDQAGAVIIRNFMTPEQVVRINNELDAPLAALDAGSRHEHELIAEFHGHQTKRLTNLVTHSKTFREEVLDDDLFHELGNVLYAPESGDWWLTTAQLIEIGPGNKAQMLHRDMMQYQPFVAMNKHAPRAITNLMLALTDFTEENGATRLIPGSQDWDDFDDVGTPEMTIPALLKAGDAVLFGGKVVHGGGANVTTDYYRRGLTIPMQASIITPEEAYPLIVPLELVRTLSPRVQKILGFRSQYPNGSPGLWQHNYADLADYLQL, from the coding sequence ATGTCAGCCTCTCGCGACGCCACGCCAAGCCTGCCCGTGGTAACCCGCTCGACTTCCGCGCAAGAGATTGCGCTGCTGAGCGACCAAGCAGGTGCGGTAATCATCCGCAACTTCATGACCCCTGAACAAGTCGTACGGATCAACAACGAACTCGACGCCCCCCTGGCCGCGCTCGATGCCGGCTCCAGGCACGAGCACGAGCTGATCGCCGAGTTCCATGGCCATCAGACCAAACGGCTAACCAACCTCGTCACCCACAGCAAGACCTTTCGTGAGGAAGTCCTCGATGACGACCTCTTCCACGAACTGGGGAACGTGCTTTACGCCCCGGAGTCCGGTGACTGGTGGCTGACCACGGCCCAGTTGATCGAAATCGGCCCAGGCAACAAAGCGCAAATGCTGCACCGTGACATGATGCAGTACCAACCGTTCGTGGCCATGAACAAACATGCGCCACGCGCCATCACCAACCTGATGCTGGCGCTGACCGATTTCACCGAGGAAAACGGCGCCACGCGCTTGATCCCCGGGAGCCAGGACTGGGATGACTTCGACGATGTCGGCACCCCAGAGATGACGATTCCTGCCCTGCTCAAAGCCGGGGATGCCGTGCTGTTCGGCGGCAAGGTCGTTCACGGTGGCGGGGCCAACGTGACCACCGACTATTACCGTCGCGGGCTGACCATCCCGATGCAGGCTTCGATAATCACGCCTGAAGAAGCCTACCCGTTGATCGTGCCGCTCGAGCTGGTGCGCACGCTTTCTCCGCGGGTACAGAAGATCCTCGGTTTCCGCTCCCAATACCCCAATGGCAGCCCTGGCCTTTGGCAACATAACTACGCAGACCTGGCGGATTACCTTCAGCTCTAG
- a CDS encoding WD40/YVTN/BNR-like repeat-containing protein, with product MKFRVSFTAALLAAALPLMSLQAAPLQAVPAVQASNATQATMLAAGWAGARVVAVGDHGVVLLSDDQGLQWRQASSVPLSTPLTGVSFVDAKRGWAVGHWGAILITTDGGESWQVQRLATEEDRPLFAVHFFNARQGVAVGLWSLVLTTEDGGQTWSEQPLQAPPGAKRADLNLMGLFADSRGTLYATAEHGQVLHSEDQGKNWRYLDTGYEGTLWAGAVLADGRLLLGGQRGTLLQGSADGKGFHRVPTQSKGSVTCVAVAGSRVLAVGLDGLSVQSSDGGHSFQETQTADGLSLTAALFNAEGVPVLFSRRGVMPYQE from the coding sequence ATGAAGTTCAGGGTTTCATTCACCGCGGCCTTGCTCGCAGCAGCATTGCCGCTGATGTCTCTTCAGGCCGCGCCGTTGCAGGCCGTGCCGGCCGTACAGGCGAGCAATGCCACGCAGGCCACCATGTTGGCCGCTGGCTGGGCCGGTGCGCGCGTGGTTGCCGTGGGCGACCACGGTGTCGTGTTGTTGTCCGACGACCAGGGCCTGCAGTGGCGCCAGGCGAGTTCGGTACCGCTGTCCACACCATTGACGGGCGTGTCTTTCGTGGATGCCAAACGCGGGTGGGCGGTTGGCCACTGGGGCGCGATCCTGATCACCACCGATGGCGGGGAGTCCTGGCAGGTCCAGCGCCTGGCCACCGAAGAAGACCGGCCACTGTTCGCGGTGCACTTCTTCAATGCCCGTCAGGGTGTTGCGGTAGGCCTCTGGTCGTTGGTGCTGACTACCGAGGATGGGGGCCAGACGTGGTCCGAGCAGCCGCTTCAGGCCCCGCCGGGGGCCAAGCGGGCCGACCTCAACCTGATGGGGCTGTTTGCCGACAGCCGCGGCACGCTGTACGCCACGGCCGAGCATGGGCAGGTACTGCATTCCGAGGACCAGGGTAAAAACTGGCGTTACCTGGATACTGGCTACGAAGGCACCCTGTGGGCAGGCGCGGTACTGGCCGATGGACGTCTGCTGCTGGGCGGCCAGCGCGGTACCCTGTTGCAGGGTTCAGCGGACGGCAAGGGCTTTCACCGAGTGCCAACGCAAAGCAAGGGCTCTGTCACTTGCGTAGCGGTAGCCGGCTCTCGTGTGCTGGCGGTCGGGCTGGATGGGCTTAGCGTGCAGAGCAGCGATGGCGGGCACAGTTTCCAGGAAACGCAGACCGCGGATGGCCTTTCACTGACGGCGGCGTTGTTCAACGCCGAAGGTGTACCTGTATTGTTTTCACGCCGAGGGGTAATGCCCTACCAGGAGTGA